The Couchioplanes caeruleus nucleotide sequence GCTGGTCAGGTCCGGGTCGCTCTCGACCTGCCACTGCGGGTTGATGTCCCAGCTGAACACGACCCGGTCCGGGGGCTCGTACGCGAGCACCCGCGCCCACCGGCACTCGCTGCCGTCGGCCGCCCGGTCGTAGATGTGGCCGCCCACCCGCCGCTCGAACACGGTCTGCACGGTCGGCGCGCCGAGGATGTTGTGCTCCGGCGGCTTGACGTCACCGAAGCGCTCGGTGAACACGGCGAAGGCGCGGTCGATGGGTGCCTGCACGACGATCTGCCGGTGCACCACGGGCGTTGTCGTCTCGGTCATGATCTCTCCTCGTTCGGTGATTCGGCCGGTTGCCCGGCGACGTCCCGGTAGTTGTCGAGCGCGCGGCTCCAGAAGGTGTCCAGCTGGTCGCGCAGGGCGGCCACGCCGGCCGGGTTGAGCCGGTAGACCCGCCGGGTGCCGGTCGCGTGGTCGGTGACCAGGCCCGCCTCCTTGAGCACCTTCAGGTGCTGGGAGACGGCGGGGCGGCTGATGGGCAGCTCGTCGGCGAGTTCACCGACGGCCCGGGGCCGTTCGGCGAGGCAGGCGACGATGGCCCGGCGCGTGGGATCCCCGAGCGCGTTCCACCCGTCGTCGGATTGGTAAGTTGCCACGAACGGTAAGCTACGACTTACCAAGGATGCCGTCAAGGGGGCTTCCGCGGTCTCTCCCGCGGCTCAAAGAAAATCTTGTCGGCGAATACTAGATTTGCTGGCCGCCGTCGGCTAACGTTCCTGGCGTCGAGAACGAATGACAAAGACGCGGACGGACCGCCCGGACGAGGCGAAGGATCGGGGCCCGTGCACCTTGCGGCCCCGATCGCACCACCCATGAGCAGGCCGGGCCGATGGTGTGTTCAGGGCTCGACCTGAAGCAGTACGCAAACGATGAGAACGCAGAGGAAAGGGAGGGCCGTACACCGTTGGATCGCCCGCTCGCGACCGGGAGACCGGCCGGGCGGATACCGCAGTGTCCCTCGATTGCGAGGTGGTCTCCGGTCACGCTTATGCGATCCCCGCACCCTGAGCCGTCGT carries:
- a CDS encoding SRPBCC family protein, producing the protein MTETTTPVVHRQIVVQAPIDRAFAVFTERFGDVKPPEHNILGAPTVQTVFERRVGGHIYDRAADGSECRWARVLAYEPPDRVVFSWDINPQWQVESDPDLTSEVEVRFIAETPDRTRVELEHRHLDRHGPGWQSIGDAVANDEGWPLYLSRYAALFPGAS
- a CDS encoding ArsR/SmtB family transcription factor; this encodes MATYQSDDGWNALGDPTRRAIVACLAERPRAVGELADELPISRPAVSQHLKVLKEAGLVTDHATGTRRVYRLNPAGVAALRDQLDTFWSRALDNYRDVAGQPAESPNEERS